A single genomic interval of Fibrobacter sp. UWB13 harbors:
- a CDS encoding DUF3261 domain-containing protein, with the protein MRIFAWVSVALGVFCLTSCQHTLVKPNSMPVYYSDSGFVNLLPTTAMSGTIDEAQHLEGTFRKMKSPGNSLADTSTTTFSGDVWVRANDTILSVVFFSGFGTTIAELTYAKDSVSFVSSVIDVEKMKAEYVIADLQTCFYPFEALKNNFEQSGFTFTEKRLSDESQDFERVLSENGKTILRVTRKASEIDLVNELRQYKYHINLGSE; encoded by the coding sequence ATGAGAATTTTTGCTTGGGTAAGCGTTGCGTTAGGTGTGTTCTGCCTTACGTCTTGCCAGCACACTCTTGTCAAGCCCAATTCGATGCCTGTCTATTATTCTGATTCTGGCTTTGTCAATTTGCTGCCGACCACAGCGATGTCAGGAACTATTGACGAGGCTCAACATCTCGAAGGGACTTTCCGAAAAATGAAGTCTCCAGGCAACTCTCTTGCGGATACGTCTACAACGACTTTTAGTGGCGATGTCTGGGTGCGTGCAAATGATACTATCCTTTCGGTCGTTTTCTTTAGCGGTTTTGGCACGACAATTGCAGAGTTGACTTATGCAAAAGATTCTGTTTCGTTTGTAAGTTCGGTCATCGATGTCGAAAAAATGAAAGCGGAATATGTGATTGCCGATTTGCAGACTTGCTTTTATCCTTTTGAGGCGCTAAAGAATAATTTTGAACAGTCTGGTTTTACATTTACCGAAAAGCGCTTGTCGGATGAGTCTCAAGATTTCGAACGCGTATTGTCTGAGAACGGGAAGACTATTTTGCGCGTTACCCGTAAGGCAAGTGAAATTGACTTGGTGAACGAATTGCGCCAATACAAGTACCACATCAATCTTGGTAGCGAATGA
- a CDS encoding beta-ketoacyl synthase N-terminal-like domain-containing protein, with protein sequence MNNRPLYINDFSFHCILGSDKVQVFDKLTKGIRGNFTTYDVAGVMRPAATIDPASLPPVSEKKYDNRVNRLSQAALSGMDKTIRKAVDLFGANRVGIFIGSCDNGSEASVAALRCFKETGAFPEGYLLDYQRADFPLRFIADRYGITGMTSVHSTACASSASAFVSARNNLYAGNCDMAIVGGVDIASLSVILGFASLEAMSDRPTNPFSANRSGLTLGDAAVFLVVSREQCDELCTHDCRNLKVVGFGESADADHITAPRADGEGAYQAMKAALENAGLSASEIGYVNLHGTGTELNDAMESRAVNRLFGEANHADVPVSSTKALTGHTLGAAGALELAFCCLALKSAGENNECISRLPAHLFDGVVDANLPPVHLVKPAETAKNLKYCMSNSFAFGGCNVSLIVENSLI encoded by the coding sequence ATGAATAATCGACCTTTGTACATAAATGATTTTAGCTTCCACTGCATTTTAGGTAGCGATAAAGTACAAGTCTTTGATAAACTGACGAAAGGCATTCGTGGAAATTTTACCACTTATGATGTGGCGGGTGTGATGCGCCCTGCGGCGACTATTGACCCTGCATCGTTACCTCCTGTAAGCGAGAAAAAGTACGACAATCGCGTTAATCGCCTTTCACAGGCTGCGTTGTCTGGAATGGATAAGACCATTCGCAAAGCGGTTGATCTGTTTGGGGCAAATCGCGTTGGTATTTTCATCGGCTCTTGCGACAATGGCTCCGAAGCTTCTGTGGCCGCTCTCAGATGTTTTAAGGAAACAGGTGCGTTCCCTGAGGGGTATTTGCTCGATTACCAGCGTGCTGATTTCCCGCTGCGCTTTATTGCTGATCGTTATGGCATTACTGGAATGACTTCGGTTCATTCTACAGCATGTGCTTCTAGCGCTAGTGCTTTTGTTTCCGCTCGCAATAACCTTTATGCTGGGAATTGCGATATGGCAATTGTGGGTGGCGTGGATATCGCATCTCTGTCGGTGATTCTTGGCTTTGCCTCTCTCGAAGCGATGAGTGACCGCCCGACAAATCCGTTTAGTGCGAACCGTTCCGGGCTTACGCTTGGCGATGCGGCTGTATTTTTGGTGGTCTCACGTGAGCAGTGTGATGAGCTTTGTACGCACGATTGCAGAAATCTCAAGGTGGTTGGCTTTGGCGAAAGCGCTGATGCAGACCACATTACGGCTCCTCGTGCCGATGGGGAAGGGGCGTATCAGGCGATGAAGGCTGCCCTAGAAAATGCGGGGCTTAGCGCATCTGAAATCGGTTACGTGAATTTGCATGGAACCGGTACGGAACTGAACGACGCAATGGAATCTCGTGCCGTAAACCGTCTCTTCGGTGAAGCGAATCATGCTGATGTTCCTGTAAGCTCGACAAAAGCTTTGACGGGACACACGTTAGGCGCTGCGGGGGCTTTGGAATTGGCTTTCTGTTGCCTTGCGTTAAAAAGTGCTGGCGAAAATAACGAATGCATCAGTCGACTCCCGGCGCATCTTTTCGATGGTGTAGTCGATGCAAATCTCCCGCCAGTACATTTGGTAAAACCCGCTGAAACCGCAAAGAATCTCAAATATTGCATGAGTAATTCCTTTGCATTCGGTGGCTGCAATGTGTCTTTGATTGTTGAAAACAGTTTGATTTAA
- a CDS encoding thioester dehydrase, producing MNEEFKTKEATSELVPHKGKMLLLDRVQNYSLEDVNITTEIDISRNSLFYEDDLGGIPAWVAFEYMAQSISALSGIYGRTKGDKPKVGFIMSVSGFKADIPVFKDGETVVVTVHETVRMDKAVTFDGVAKVGDKIAVIATLNTVEVDDPKATLGMN from the coding sequence ATGAATGAAGAATTTAAAACAAAAGAGGCTACAAGCGAACTCGTTCCGCATAAAGGCAAAATGCTTTTGCTGGATCGCGTTCAAAATTACAGCCTTGAAGATGTAAATATCACGACGGAAATCGATATTTCGCGTAATAGTCTTTTCTACGAAGACGATTTGGGCGGAATCCCAGCTTGGGTCGCATTTGAATACATGGCCCAGAGCATTTCTGCTTTGTCTGGAATTTATGGCCGCACCAAAGGCGATAAGCCAAAGGTGGGATTCATCATGAGTGTGAGCGGTTTCAAAGCCGATATTCCGGTTTTTAAGGATGGCGAAACCGTTGTTGTCACTGTTCATGAAACCGTTCGAATGGATAAAGCGGTCACGTTTGATGGTGTTGCAAAAGTGGGTGATAAAATCGCAGTAATAGCAACTCTGAACACGGTTGAAGTCGATGATCCAAAGGCTACTTTGGGCATGAATTGA
- the fabG gene encoding 3-oxoacyl-ACP reductase FabG, protein MDNAKSVLITGASGGIGLAIAEAVAKEGYTVVAHYNRNSAPIDALAERIRANGGNIRTLQFNICDREQCKEVLEKDIAENGVYYGVITNAGVCADAAFPAMTDDYWDKVLNTNLNGFYNVVHPLVMPMCRKRKGRIITISSVSGIIGNRGQVNYSASKAGLIGATKALATELASRNITVNSVAPGVIETEMIKDAPLDMILPAIPMKRVGKPEEVAATVVFLLSEGAAYITRQVISVNGGLA, encoded by the coding sequence ATGGATAATGCAAAATCTGTCTTGATTACGGGTGCTAGTGGCGGTATTGGTCTTGCAATTGCCGAAGCGGTTGCAAAAGAAGGCTATACAGTCGTCGCTCATTACAATAGAAACTCCGCTCCGATTGACGCTCTTGCTGAGCGGATTCGTGCCAATGGCGGTAATATTCGCACATTGCAGTTCAATATTTGCGACCGTGAACAGTGCAAGGAAGTTCTTGAAAAAGACATTGCCGAAAATGGCGTGTACTATGGTGTGATTACGAATGCGGGTGTCTGTGCTGATGCCGCTTTCCCTGCCATGACGGATGACTATTGGGACAAAGTCTTGAATACAAACTTGAACGGTTTTTACAATGTCGTTCATCCGCTCGTGATGCCGATGTGCCGTAAACGCAAGGGCCGCATTATCACGATTTCTTCTGTGTCTGGAATTATCGGAAACAGGGGACAGGTCAATTACAGCGCCTCGAAGGCTGGCCTTATTGGCGCCACCAAGGCTTTGGCTACTGAACTCGCGAGTCGCAATATTACGGTAAATAGTGTTGCCCCTGGTGTTATTGAAACTGAAATGATCAAGGATGCACCGCTTGATATGATCTTGCCTGCAATTCCGATGAAACGCGTTGGAAAGCCCGAAGAAGTGGCTGCAACAGTTGTGTTCCTGCTTTCAGAAGGAGCTGCCTACATCACTCGCCAGGTGATTTCTGTGAATGGAGGCTTGGCATGA
- a CDS encoding beta-ketoacyl-ACP synthase, with protein sequence MTRRVVVTGGSCISSLGMDVEDVFASLKTLKNRVVRMKEWDLYAQMNTRLACPILYDLPEYSRKKVRGAGRVAVLAIASADKAIQSAGLAEETALLKSGRVGVAYGSSMGSINPLLDFFSMLKPPHDCSKITATTYIRSMPQTCAVNVSVFFGTTGRIITTNTACTSGSLSIGYAYEAIKYGMQDVMIAGGADELDATESAVFDTLFATSVKNDTPELTPAPFDRDRDGLVIGEGAGTLILEEYEHAKARGAHIYAELVGFGHNTDGDHITQPKKETMQIALELALKSAEISPEAIGYVSGHGTATRHGDIAESWATYNAFNGHSVAISSLKSYIGHTLGACGGIEAWLGINMMNRGWFNPNLNLNNVDEQCAPLDYITGSGREMDVEYLMSNNFAFGGVNTSLIFKRV encoded by the coding sequence ATGACCCGTCGCGTTGTTGTTACTGGTGGTAGTTGCATTTCGTCCTTGGGCATGGATGTCGAAGATGTTTTTGCTTCGCTCAAGACTTTGAAAAATCGCGTTGTCCGCATGAAAGAATGGGATTTGTATGCGCAAATGAATACGCGCTTGGCATGTCCGATTCTTTATGACTTGCCCGAATATTCCCGCAAAAAGGTTCGCGGTGCAGGTCGTGTGGCTGTGCTTGCGATTGCTTCTGCGGATAAAGCCATTCAGTCGGCAGGGCTTGCCGAAGAAACAGCTCTTTTGAAGTCTGGTCGCGTTGGCGTGGCTTATGGTTCTTCGATGGGCAGTATTAATCCCTTGTTGGATTTCTTCTCGATGCTGAAGCCGCCTCATGATTGTTCCAAGATTACAGCAACGACTTACATCCGTTCCATGCCGCAGACTTGTGCGGTCAACGTCAGTGTTTTCTTTGGTACGACAGGCCGCATTATCACGACGAATACGGCTTGCACAAGCGGTAGCCTTTCGATCGGTTATGCTTATGAAGCTATCAAGTACGGCATGCAAGATGTGATGATTGCCGGTGGCGCTGATGAACTTGACGCTACGGAATCGGCTGTATTTGATACTTTGTTTGCGACAAGCGTCAAGAACGATACTCCTGAATTGACTCCCGCTCCGTTTGATCGCGACCGCGATGGTCTTGTCATTGGCGAAGGTGCCGGGACGCTCATTCTCGAAGAATACGAGCATGCTAAAGCTCGTGGCGCACACATCTACGCGGAACTTGTCGGCTTTGGACACAATACCGATGGCGACCACATCACGCAGCCGAAAAAAGAGACGATGCAGATTGCGCTTGAGCTTGCTCTCAAGAGTGCAGAAATTTCACCGGAAGCGATTGGTTACGTGAGCGGTCACGGTACGGCAACACGCCATGGCGATATTGCAGAAAGTTGGGCTACGTACAACGCCTTTAATGGACACTCTGTCGCTATTTCGAGCCTTAAGAGTTATATCGGACATACGCTTGGCGCATGCGGCGGTATTGAAGCCTGGCTCGGCATCAACATGATGAATCGTGGCTGGTTTAACCCAAACCTAAATCTCAATAATGTTGATGAACAGTGCGCTCCGCTCGATTACATTACCGGTTCCGGCCGTGAAATGGATGTGGAATACCTCATGTCGAACAACTTTGCGTTCGGCGGAGTCAACACTTCGCTTATCTTCAAGCGCGTTTAA
- a CDS encoding adenine phosphoribosyltransferase, with protein sequence MKRIEDYIIAVPDFPKPGVLFRDITGILNDPDGLKLTLDAFYKTLKNVDFDVVIGLEARGFLFGVPIAEHFHKPFVPERKKGKLPRKTVEVTYNLEYGTACMEIHKDAIKPGQRVVIVDDLLATGGTAKAAAHLVEKMGGKVECFAFVIELTDLKGREVLDGYRVETLTKF encoded by the coding sequence ATGAAACGTATTGAAGATTACATTATTGCGGTTCCAGATTTTCCGAAGCCGGGAGTTTTATTCCGTGATATCACGGGAATTTTGAACGACCCCGATGGACTAAAGCTTACGCTTGATGCGTTCTACAAAACGCTTAAAAATGTTGATTTTGATGTCGTTATCGGGCTAGAAGCGCGCGGTTTCCTCTTTGGAGTACCAATTGCAGAGCATTTCCATAAGCCATTTGTCCCAGAACGCAAGAAAGGAAAACTCCCCCGCAAAACCGTCGAAGTGACTTATAATCTTGAATACGGGACCGCCTGCATGGAAATCCATAAAGATGCGATAAAACCTGGGCAACGCGTGGTAATCGTCGACGACCTACTCGCCACTGGTGGCACTGCAAAAGCAGCCGCCCATCTCGTGGAGAAAATGGGCGGCAAGGTTGAATGCTTTGCATTTGTTATTGAACTTACAGATCTTAAAGGTCGTGAAGTTCTTGACGGCTATCGTGTAGAAACGCTGACAAAGTTTTAA
- a CDS encoding TIGR01212 family radical SAM protein (This family includes YhcC from E. coli K-12, an uncharacterized radical SAM protein.) yields MHYKPYRDLLLELFPNYLKVRKLPLNGGMSCPNLDGTKGFSGCSYCNNRSFSPVFDEAKVSIQEQLEKYVPKLRDKYPNAGILAYLQPYTNTHAPLEHLREIIDPIIKHKEIAGLAIGTRPDCLEDEKIEYLAELNRKKPIVVEIGLQTANDLTLAGINRRHTLAEFEDAVKRCQAAGLTVTTHVIVGLPGEKMEDFKHTAQVVHDLKLAAVKIHPLHIVVGTVMAQDFANGEVKLLSFEEYCEAVAEMIKIIGKDIAIERFSGESPSELLIAPNWCGERDKIIATVEKLLDRN; encoded by the coding sequence ATGCATTACAAACCTTATCGCGATTTACTTCTGGAACTTTTCCCTAATTACCTCAAGGTGCGCAAGCTCCCGCTGAATGGCGGCATGAGTTGCCCGAACCTCGACGGGACCAAGGGATTTTCGGGATGCAGCTACTGCAACAACCGCAGTTTCAGTCCTGTTTTTGACGAAGCAAAAGTCTCAATTCAAGAGCAACTCGAAAAGTACGTTCCGAAACTTCGCGACAAGTACCCGAATGCAGGCATCCTCGCCTACTTGCAGCCATACACGAATACGCATGCTCCGCTTGAACATCTGCGCGAAATCATCGATCCGATTATTAAGCATAAAGAAATTGCAGGGCTTGCAATTGGTACACGCCCAGATTGCCTTGAAGACGAAAAGATTGAATACCTTGCAGAGCTCAACCGCAAAAAGCCAATTGTTGTTGAAATCGGGCTTCAGACAGCAAACGACTTGACGCTCGCGGGCATCAACCGCAGGCATACACTTGCGGAATTTGAAGACGCCGTAAAGCGCTGCCAAGCCGCAGGTCTTACCGTCACGACACATGTGATTGTTGGGCTTCCTGGCGAAAAGATGGAAGACTTTAAGCACACAGCACAAGTCGTTCACGATTTGAAACTTGCGGCAGTCAAAATTCACCCGCTGCACATTGTCGTGGGCACGGTCATGGCGCAAGATTTTGCCAACGGCGAAGTCAAATTGCTTTCGTTCGAGGAATACTGCGAAGCGGTTGCCGAGATGATCAAGATTATTGGCAAGGATATCGCGATTGAGCGATTCAGCGGCGAAAGCCCGAGCGAGCTTTTGATTGCACCGAACTGGTGCGGAGAACGCGACAAGATTATTGCGACAGTCGAGAAATTGTTAGATAGAAATTAG
- a CDS encoding endo-1,4-beta-xylanase yields MNFKKNKALAIAATVAMALSVPSFAQLNNGDMEYGDGGWYLWNNPDGPAVAESQIAVQGLGVDGSQGAKVVVKELPNPWWGLQLQPPKFLADSGFYKLSFKAKGNMPINSVVQGGPPDYRQKESASFDLTDKWQTYEMIFLADQKGYGLNNITFQIGLKKGWIQLDDVEVEKMDEMSDPSWYNNADARIDSLRKVNFTVKANPGEKVHVKLLRHSFPFGTALALYDTKDSTENWYRNAAKKYFWHGVSENQFKWPEYEPKKGKIKREEMKEYTDFTAQNHWKLRGHALMWSHQGYGFDKHYSNKGSCEEMAEKLKARIYRDLKEYKGKITEYDVWNEPIHESWTFNKCGWGILDSAFIWAHKADPSAFLYINDYNVVAAGETDRYYGLIKGMLERKVPVMGIGVQCHFGLRPVVVPSLIKERLDKLASLGLPIKVTEFDVGDWQAGMNDTEEVQAEKFETFLRTAFSHPAVNGIVFWGFWDNRHWVKNGGMIASDGREKPAAKRVYDLWHKVWTTDLYAIADENGEAKFRGFKGYYQVNAGDKKFQITVK; encoded by the coding sequence ATGAATTTTAAAAAGAATAAAGCTCTTGCGATTGCGGCGACCGTTGCCATGGCGCTTTCTGTGCCGTCTTTTGCACAGTTGAACAATGGTGATATGGAGTATGGTGACGGCGGCTGGTATTTGTGGAACAATCCTGATGGTCCAGCTGTAGCCGAATCGCAAATTGCCGTACAGGGGCTCGGCGTTGATGGTTCCCAGGGCGCTAAGGTCGTCGTGAAGGAACTCCCGAATCCGTGGTGGGGCTTGCAGCTCCAGCCGCCTAAATTCTTGGCAGACTCCGGTTTTTATAAGCTCTCGTTCAAGGCAAAAGGCAACATGCCTATCAATTCCGTGGTGCAGGGTGGTCCTCCGGATTACCGCCAAAAGGAAAGCGCTTCGTTTGACTTGACAGACAAGTGGCAGACTTATGAAATGATTTTCCTTGCTGACCAGAAGGGTTACGGCCTCAACAACATTACGTTCCAGATTGGCCTCAAGAAGGGCTGGATCCAGCTCGACGATGTCGAAGTCGAAAAGATGGACGAAATGTCTGACCCGTCCTGGTATAACAATGCCGATGCCCGTATCGATAGCCTCCGCAAGGTGAATTTCACGGTCAAGGCAAATCCGGGCGAAAAAGTCCACGTGAAGCTGTTGCGTCATTCGTTCCCGTTTGGTACAGCGCTCGCTCTCTACGACACCAAGGATAGCACCGAAAATTGGTACCGCAACGCAGCCAAGAAGTACTTCTGGCATGGCGTTTCTGAAAACCAGTTCAAGTGGCCGGAATACGAACCGAAGAAGGGCAAGATCAAGCGTGAAGAAATGAAGGAATACACCGACTTCACCGCCCAGAATCACTGGAAACTTCGCGGTCACGCTCTCATGTGGAGCCACCAAGGCTACGGTTTCGACAAGCACTACAGCAACAAGGGTAGCTGCGAAGAAATGGCTGAAAAGCTCAAGGCACGTATCTATCGCGACCTCAAGGAATACAAGGGCAAGATTACGGAATACGACGTGTGGAACGAACCGATTCACGAATCCTGGACGTTCAACAAGTGCGGCTGGGGCATTCTCGACAGTGCCTTCATTTGGGCTCACAAGGCTGATCCGAGCGCATTCCTTTACATCAACGATTACAACGTCGTGGCTGCAGGTGAAACGGATCGCTATTATGGCTTGATTAAGGGTATGCTCGAACGCAAGGTGCCTGTGATGGGCATTGGCGTGCAGTGCCACTTTGGGCTCCGTCCGGTGGTTGTGCCGAGTCTCATCAAGGAACGCTTGGACAAGCTCGCTTCCCTTGGCCTCCCGATCAAGGTTACAGAATTCGACGTGGGCGACTGGCAGGCTGGTATGAACGATACCGAAGAAGTCCAGGCTGAAAAGTTCGAAACTTTCCTTCGTACCGCATTTAGCCATCCGGCTGTGAACGGCATCGTGTTCTGGGGCTTCTGGGACAATCGTCACTGGGTCAAGAACGGCGGCATGATCGCTTCTGACGGTCGCGAAAAGCCTGCTGCAAAGCGCGTTTATGACTTGTGGCACAAGGTCTGGACGACGGACCTCTACGCTATCGCCGACGAAAATGGCGAAGCCAAGTTCCGTGGTTTCAAGGGCTACTACCAGGTCAACGCTGGCGACAAGAAGTTCCAGATTACCGTGAAGTAA
- a CDS encoding thrombospondin type 3 repeat-containing protein, which produces MGGFEMASSNKPASLEGFLTDETGKEYTLTTTPSNTILGYVGYGILDYLEAGLNLNVHYDGDAGGTKLKGVGFGDIGLMVKAQLPNQSLKDLFNLAAALEVFIPTGTNEKGVRPRHLWYIHKGDYTNPYSAADFAVAGTLYLSINIHRNLRWNNYAGVLRAFENGENIFTWGSGITLFPYEWVSLVLEASGETKIRTKDVWRGFLNDQLRFSPGLKVRLPKFTTMSINADLGMDLFRKRKISRGHEITVKNKGHEYSYTVPGSPPIAVSIKFNRTFDLGGRIDDFKKKMEACPKSSLSFKDNKYRCAPDSDNDGIADDLDECPDTPAEVLIDESGCPFDRDNDGVPDYKDKCPNTKEGYPVDEFGCIRDNDNDGIPNELDKCPDSEPGEEVNEKGCILDTDEDGVPNVLDSCPSTPAGLKVNQYGCFMDNDKDGVPDEWDKCPDSAPNEIVNMYGCPIDSDEDGIPDFMDKCENTPPGVGVDSVGCRLDFDRDGIFNEDDMCPDTPVDAPVDKTGCPIDSDKDGVVDYLDNCPNTLEHTAVDANGCPIREKLNLDKIARRIQFHKGSEMPLNSSYTALSDVVSIMRHNKQIAIEIQCSVKSGESKEPIELANSRANFIFEFLVNKGVKEDRLKASGYGLQLPMNSHGYAKLNPVGVRLLPYHIKEE; this is translated from the coding sequence ATGGGCGGATTCGAAATGGCGAGCAGCAACAAGCCTGCCAGTCTCGAAGGATTCCTCACTGATGAAACGGGCAAGGAATACACGCTGACCACCACCCCTTCGAACACGATTCTTGGCTATGTCGGCTACGGCATCCTTGATTATCTCGAAGCGGGACTCAACCTGAATGTCCACTATGACGGTGACGCTGGAGGAACCAAGCTCAAAGGTGTGGGCTTTGGCGACATCGGACTCATGGTCAAGGCTCAACTTCCAAACCAGTCCTTAAAGGACCTGTTCAACTTAGCTGCAGCGCTCGAGGTATTCATTCCGACCGGAACAAACGAGAAGGGCGTCCGTCCGAGGCACCTTTGGTACATCCATAAAGGCGACTATACCAACCCCTATTCTGCCGCAGACTTTGCTGTGGCAGGAACGCTCTACTTATCGATCAACATCCACAGGAATCTGCGCTGGAATAATTACGCAGGCGTTCTTAGAGCATTTGAAAACGGCGAAAATATATTCACTTGGGGTTCAGGCATCACACTCTTCCCTTACGAATGGGTTTCGCTTGTCCTCGAAGCATCCGGTGAAACAAAGATCCGAACCAAAGATGTGTGGCGCGGGTTCTTGAATGATCAGCTGAGATTTTCTCCTGGATTGAAAGTCAGACTTCCGAAATTCACGACGATGTCTATCAATGCAGACCTCGGCATGGACTTGTTCAGAAAAAGGAAAATCAGTAGAGGACATGAAATCACAGTTAAGAACAAGGGACACGAATATTCTTACACCGTCCCAGGAAGTCCTCCGATTGCAGTCTCTATTAAATTTAACCGTACATTTGACCTCGGTGGAAGGATCGATGACTTTAAAAAGAAGATGGAAGCATGTCCCAAGTCGAGTCTTTCGTTCAAGGACAATAAATACCGTTGCGCGCCGGACTCCGACAACGACGGTATTGCAGACGACTTGGACGAGTGCCCGGACACACCTGCCGAAGTGCTTATTGACGAAAGCGGTTGCCCTTTTGACCGTGACAACGACGGCGTTCCGGATTACAAGGACAAGTGCCCCAATACAAAGGAAGGATACCCGGTTGATGAATTTGGATGTATCCGCGATAACGACAACGACGGCATCCCGAACGAACTAGACAAATGCCCGGATTCTGAACCCGGCGAAGAAGTCAACGAAAAAGGATGTATTCTCGATACTGATGAAGACGGCGTTCCGAACGTACTTGACTCCTGCCCGAGCACACCCGCAGGACTTAAGGTCAACCAGTACGGATGCTTTATGGACAACGATAAAGACGGCGTTCCTGACGAATGGGACAAGTGCCCCGACAGCGCCCCGAACGAGATTGTGAACATGTATGGCTGCCCCATTGATTCCGATGAAGACGGCATCCCGGACTTTATGGATAAATGTGAAAACACGCCGCCAGGAGTAGGCGTAGATAGTGTTGGCTGTAGACTAGACTTCGACCGAGACGGAATTTTCAATGAAGACGACATGTGCCCAGACACACCTGTAGATGCACCCGTTGACAAGACTGGCTGCCCCATCGACTCTGATAAGGACGGAGTCGTGGACTACCTCGACAACTGCCCGAATACGCTGGAACACACCGCTGTTGACGCCAATGGCTGCCCTATTCGTGAAAAGCTAAATTTGGATAAAATAGCAAGACGTATCCAGTTCCATAAAGGTTCCGAAATGCCACTCAATTCTTCTTACACAGCATTGAGTGATGTCGTGTCCATCATGCGACACAACAAGCAAATCGCCATTGAAATCCAGTGCAGTGTAAAATCAGGAGAATCGAAGGAGCCTATTGAACTTGCGAATTCTAGAGCGAACTTCATCTTTGAATTCCTTGTGAACAAGGGCGTCAAGGAAGATCGCTTAAAAGCATCTGGATATGGATTGCAGCTACCGATGAACAGTCATGGCTACGCCAAGCTAAACCCTGTCGGCGTACGTCTCTTGCCGTACCATATTAAAGAAGAATAG